One genomic window of Meleagris gallopavo isolate NT-WF06-2002-E0010 breed Aviagen turkey brand Nicholas breeding stock chromosome 22, Turkey_5.1, whole genome shotgun sequence includes the following:
- the ROMO1 gene encoding reactive oxygen species modulator 1: protein MPVTVGPYGQSQPSCFDRVKMGFVMGFAVGMAAGALFGTFSCLRIGMRGRELMGGVGKTMMQSGGTFGTFMAIGMGIRC, encoded by the exons ATGCCCGTGACCGTGGGCCCGTACGGGCAGTCGCAGCCCAGCTGCTTCGACAGAGTGAAGATGGGCTTCGTGATGGGCTTCGCCGTGGGCATGGCCGCGGGAGCGCTGTTCGGTACCTTCTCGTGCCTCAG GATCGGCATGAGAGGACGAGAGCTGATGGGCGGAGTTGGCAAAACGATGATGCAGAGCGGTGGGACGTTTGGGACGTTCATGGCTATAGGCATGGGAATCCGCTGCTGA
- the NFS1 gene encoding cysteine desulfurase, mitochondrial produces IHRVLSHRLRPAFLSRQQVADLIGADPREIIFTSGATESNNMAIKGVARFYKSRKKHIITTQTEHKCVLDSCRSLEAEGFQITYLPVQKNGLIDLKELEAAFQPDTSLVSVMAVNNEIGVKQPIRDIGEICRARQVFFHTDAAQAVGKIPLDVNDLKIDLMSISGHKIYGPKGVGAIYVRRRPRVRLEPLQSGGGQERGLRSGTVPTPLAVGLGAACEVAQEEMEVGGSGASPAARRYWPFFPFPSACTSASLEPSYVLRAIGADEDLAHSSIRFGIGRFTTEEEIDYTVQKCIQHVKRLREMSPLWEMVQDGIDLKSIKWSQH; encoded by the exons ATTCATCGCGTTTTGTCACATCGCCTCAGACCTGCGTTTCTTTCTCGACAGCAAGTTGCAGATTTAATAGGAGCAGATCCGAGAGAAATCATTTTCACCAGCGGGGCTACGGAATCCAACAATATGGCCATCAAG GGTGTTGCGAGGTTCTATAAGTCCAGGAAGAAGCACATCATTACCACGCAGACAGAGCACAAGTGTGTGTTGGATTCCTGCCGCTCCTTGGAGGCTGAAGGCTTTCAGATCACTTACCTGCCTGTCCAAAAAAATGGGCTGATCGATTTGAAG GAGCTGGAGGCTGCCTTCCAGCCAGACACAAGCTTGGTTTCTGTGATGGCTGTGAATAACGAAATAGGAGTGAAGCAGCCAATTCGTGACATTG GTGAGATCTGCCGTGCACGTCAGGTTTTCTTCCATACGGATGCTGCACAAGCAGTTGGTAAAATTCCTTTGGATGTCAATGACTTGAAAATTGATCTAATGAGCATCAGTGGCCATAAAATTTATGGGCCCAAAG GGGTCGGTGCCATCTATGTTCGCCGGCGACCGCGCGTGCGGCTGGAACCCCTGCAGAGCGGGGGAGGCCAGGAGAGAGGCCTGCGATCGGGGACTGTGCCCACACCGCTGGCCGTGGGCCTGGGGGCGGCGTGTGAGGTGGCACAGGAGGAGATGGAGGTAGGTGGGAGCGGGGCCAGCCCGGCTGCCAGGAGAT ATTggcctttcttccctttccctagTGCTTGCACATCAGCTTCTCTGGAGCCTTCATATGTTTTGCGGGCAATCGGAGCAGACGAAGACTTGGCTCACTCCTCTATAAG aTTTGGCATTGGTCGCTTCactacagaagaagaaatagatTATACAGTGCAGAAATGCATACAGCATGTTAAGAGGCTGAGGGAAATGAG TCCTCTTTGGGAAATGGTACAGGATGGAATTGACCTCAAAAGCATTAAATGGAGtcagcactga